The DNA sequence gatcatttacCTATTGCTGAGAAGGTCTAAAGAGATGTAGTTAAAAGTCCTTTTTAACCAATgtatgggggaaaaaacaaagagcaaatgGTTAtgacctcttttctcttttctctgtttgtgCAGACATTTCTGACACACAGTAGCAACAAATGTTGCCTCTCCAGTCTCCATCTTATAATCATAAAAGACCTGGTCAGTAAAAGGGACTTCTTCTTTGTCAACTTTGAGGTAGGCTCCTGGACTTCAAAGTTTATGACCAGTTAATTCCCAAATAAAGACAATCCAACTGTGGTTTTGACTGCCATTAAAcgagggtttctttttttttttttttttttttaaatttatttattttggctgtgttgggtcttcattgctgcgtgcgggcttcctctagttgtggcgagtgggagctactcttcgttgcggtgcgcaggcttctcattgcggtggcttctcttgttgcggagcacgggctctaggcacgcgggcttcagcagctgtggcacgtgggctcagtagttgtggcacacaggccctagagtacaggctcagaagttgtggcacacaggcttatttgctccacggcatgtgggatcctcccaaaccagggctcgaacccgtgtcccctgcattggcaggcggactcctaaccactgcgccaccagggaagcccaaaccagGGTTTCTTAACCTTTCCTGGGCCTTAGCCCCTTTGAAAGTCTTGTGAATCTTCTTCATTTCTTCCCAGAAATATTCTTCAgtgcataacataaaataaatgggattacaaaggaaaccaaataTATCATAAAGATATCATTCTTAATTTGCAATCTAGTGCTttatgtgcttctttattaatgcatttaataACAAGATCCAGTGGATTTGTCTAATAACTACCATAATTTCAAAGCAGAGATGAGCAAGCATGCATGCTATTTCAAGACATCTGCGTCAACAGTAATATATGCAGACATTTTGCGTTGAGGTCATAAACACTACTTATTACTATAGTGGTTTGTTGTCTACATTCATAACAGATGGAAATGTGAAATTTTAGTTAAAGGTTAGTGAAGTTACAAATATAAGTTTTTTTCATCCAAGTTCACCACAACTCTTTGGActttattttcataaagaaaagatGCATTTCCTCTTAATTAGTTCTGTTGGTTCTTCTAAATCCCGGATATTGCTAGAAACTTTATATCTACCTTGAATTAATACTGGTATGTGTTTGTCAATTCAGTAGTCCTAATGCAGAGATGATGAagggaggtgagggcagagggTGTTGTCTGTATGTGCAGACTGCAGATCTGtagctcttttttcctttcattagaTTAAGTGATGCACATAAATCCTTTTTATCACACATCTTCCCTGTTAAGGTTTTCATTAAGTGCATAGATTCTATATTATGTTAGGATTATCTGATTTATTTGTTTAGACTGGAGAGCATCTCTTTAGCATGCTGTGGTGTTCAGTAAAGGGCTTCTGACAACAAGCAAAGATTTAAACAATCATTTAGTAATCAGCAGGCCTCCTCAAATCACATCTTAGCTCTAAGCCCAGGTACAAACCAGTGGACTTACTGTGAACAAAGCACCCCATTTACTGAAATAATCTATTAAAATCATCCATGGGGTGAAATTCTTATTAGACTCTAAAATAGAGTCTGTGCACAGCCGAGGTGCATATTTTCAATCAATTATTCCAAAATATCTGTTGTGTATGGGTTTTTTACTAGATACTGAGGAAgtccaaagaatatgaaatagaCTACTTCCTGCTTTCAAGAAGTTGATGATCTAGATGTAGAAAGGGAAAGGTCTTGGAAGTTAGAGACAACATTTTAAAGGTTACAGTCTCATCTGTATTGTATTCCAGTACCTAGCTGTCAATCTTTAGGGGCCATATCTTCACCACATTGATTGCAGGAAAGTCAGGTGTTATGCAAGAGAGGTTTTCCTAAAGAGATATTTCAAACCTTGCAAAATTCAAGACTAATTTCCTGATAGGAAAATGAGTCCTATCAATAGAGGTTTCCTATCAGTCGAAGTCCTGTAAATAGCGGTTTTCCTTCTCAGAGTGAATTCCGTCATACCCATGTAGTCTAGGGGCGCGTTACAGTGATGTGTAGCATACAGCCATGTCCCCACAATCTTAGCAATTTTCTTACCATCATCCCTGACTGGATAtttgaaaactttaaagaatttgaaagaaagcCTGCTTTGCTATTCCTTCTTAGTTTACTCGGGATTATCTCTAATATTTCCCAGAGTTAGTTCTACTAAATGATAACACAGTAAAATGGTATTTCCTCCCACCTAACTTATGTTACGAGGTTACTATTTTGGAAggtaaaaaggaaggagggagattcAGAGCGCTAACACTAACACTACTGCTTAATGAAAGCTTGAATAACCTTGCCATTGGCTCTTTATATTGATTCATTATAGTAAAGTGAAATTAAACCAACACATTTCAACATATGGAACAAAGGCATGGTTCATTATTCCGGTAAAGAGTGAGTGCTACTTGTCTTTAACAACTAAAGAGGCACTGCCAAGTAACAACATCATATACATAGTTTATCATTTACTCAGCCCAACAGCTTTGAAATTTTGTAATTTCGGCAACTATCTTTAAAGTTCGAGGACTCCCTTTATCTCAAAATTTGCAtacaaaatgaattattaatattttaataattttacttaatGCAAATTCGTATGCTATGTAACTGTGTTGCATTTATTGTGTCCAAATCACCATTGAAGTTACTATGAAATATCATTGGCCCTGTGCACTTTTAAACTTTTCAGATCCCCAACTGTGGGACTATGTTAGTAGCTTCCATAGTTTACTTGACTTACACAGCATTTAAGGTTTgcaaaacattttctcccatcttATCTCATTTGGGCATTATAATCACTGTGTTCAGTAGGTAAGTAGgttaaaatatattctcatttgAACACACTGAGGCTCATGGGCTTCATTTCCAGCAAGTAATGGAGCCAGAACACAAATCTAGAATTCCTGATTTTAAATCCAGAGACCTTTCTcaccaaaaatgaaagaaatcaggtGAGGAGGTATGTAATTATATGTCAGATGAACAAACAATCACTGTTAGGACCATCCGAAGGAGCACTCTGAGGTAGAGTGGTCAGGAAAgctttacaaaaaacaaaaccaaaaaaaggaaaaaaaaaaaaaactggtgttTGAGCCGACTTTTGAGGGAATGGGCAGAATTGTTGAAGGGCACAACTTGGCTTAGTGGAATGgtatgtgagagagaaaaagagagagagagaggaagaaaatttaaTAGCTCATAGTTTTTCAAAGAAGACCATTATGGACAAAGCTTCACTGGGGTCACAGGTGGTGGCTAACACAGGGGTAAACTGCAGCAAGGATCACCAGACCAGAGCAGACAGGTTGCACCTCCAACCTCTACCGTGGGAAGGCCTATGTGTGCCATGATGCCTCGTGTTGTGTCATGGAAAGAACACCAGTCTGGGAACTGGAAGTCCAAAGCTGGTCCAAATATTGTCTCTGCCACTTAAATATTCTTTTGGGGAAAGCAAGCTTTTTATCCTCTGAGAGCTTCATTTCCCACACCTGGAACATGACTGCTGCCTTGCCTGGTTCACAGGAAACTGAAGGAGTAAATAAGCAAGCGTTCTATGGAAGGACTTTAATCTGCTATGTAAATGTGAAGGGGCACCTATGCGGAGTGGAGTGGAATGCTGGCTAATGAAGGGGCTCTGCGTGACGATCTACTTTAGGCACCTACTAAAGagcaagtaaaaacaaaacctctTGTTCCCTATGTATTCTTGACAAaatctctttgtgatttttttccactatGAAATCAATATAGGCTCACTGTGAAAGACATTCAAATAGCCCAGAAGTGAATAAAGTAGAAATGCAGTTTGcccatctcccacccaccctcatcCCATTCCCCGGAATAACCACTGCCCCCAGTTTGGTGTATACCCTCACGTAGGCCAGACATCTTCAGCACCATGATGAAGACGGCAGAGGGACAAAGCCCAGATGCCCATCCTCAGCCCCATCTGAGGAAGGACACACACTCTTGACCCTGACCTTGGCCCTGGGCTCTGAAGCATAATGTCAGTGCTAATGTTGACTAGCATCTTGCCAAATGCCTGCGTGTATTTCTGCTGTATTACTCAGCTAGAACTGGGAGTTTCGACTATTTGGATGCCACTTCCCATTTCTGACAAAAAGATGAATGGTTTGCTGTCCTCAGTCTGATTAGTGGCTGTTTTAGCCAGCCTGTGGGACGTGGCCCTTCTTCCTCACAGGCACTGGCATGTCAGAACCAGAGGAGCCGTGGCCAGCTCGGGCTGCTGCTGTAAACCAGGCCTGTGCAATTTGATGCGGAGAGCCGGCCTTCCCAAAGAGAGCCCGGGCTCACTCTGCCGGGGTGCTCTCAATTCCTGATTTATAATACCTTCCTGGAAAACCAGGTGCAAAATCCAGGCTTATAGGTCAAGTATTTTTATGTAGGATTCACTGGCACGATTTGAAAACCTGTTTCAGGACTTGTAAACCTGTGTTAGGATTTGTAAACCCATTTAAGGATATGGAAATTAATTTTTGGACTTACAAAACACTAAAAACACTTCGGCTACAACTACCATTAGAAAGAAGAGAGACTTATAAATCAAAAGCAGGCTGTTAAGATTTGCTGGCAGTTTCCATAAATTAAATCCTGGGTTTATAACTTCAGGTGAGTACAGATTAATAAATCCAACTTGTGAATTATCCCAAAAAAAGTACAAGATTTTGATTCCAATTTGAAATGTAACAGAGCAACATCACTGTTGATATCCTACTGATAAGCTAAACATTTCAAAGTAATGGTAATAATCGATTAAGATTAGAAGGATTTGATATATAGAACCAATAGGTCGTTGCTGGAAAATCTATGGGAAAGGTGGTCTGCGCTTCTCCCTGCCTTGCCTTGAAAGAGATGAGGAAGTCTGAGACAACAGACTGGGCATAGGCTGGTGAGAAGAAAATCATTACATCAACTCTGAAATCCCAGGTCACTTTGGCTGTGAACTGGagatatttaacaaatgttcACTCTCCACAATACAAGCCAAACCTCCACATTTTATCTCTTAGATCTCATTAGACGTTATTATAATTCCTGAATAAAAATATGGCCCAAGTAGGCTGATCACAGCTGCCGAGATTGTTATTACAGAGCAATGATCCTCAACCAGGGCAATTttgttccccctgcccccaactcccCAGGAATATTTGGCAATATATGGAGACATTCTTGGTTGTCATAACCGggggagtgctactggcatctaatgggtagaggccagggatgctgttaaacatcctacaatgcaatGAGTAGCCACCACAACAAAGAAATGCTGGCCAAACGTCAATAGTATGGACTTTGAGAAAACCTGCCACAGAGGAATCTTTAGCACAAGCCAGTATAGAATGACCGCATCAGGACCCTTCCACCTCTGGTTCCAGTGATTCTGCCATTCAGAATAACTAAGATGCTTTTTGCTTATTTAGTTAATCTAAGAGGAGAACATGTTGAAAATTTATAATGTAGTGAATATGATAGATCACATCATGGATATGTTTTGCTGCCTCAAATGTGCTCTATATTTGATCAACAGGTCTTCTTCAGAAACTGAAGTTATAGCATTTGGTGAAATTATATGATTTGACCGGAGAGACCAAGTATGAAAACAAGTATGTGGATTAGGAAGGAAATGCAAGGCAAGAATTCTTTCAGGTTTTGTTCAACAGTTTTATAAAGCAACCCCACGTATTGAACTCCCTGGGAGCCTGAGACCCTCTTGATTACATGGTGTTtggaataaaatagaacaaatccCATGTTCTTTTATTCTGACCTGAAAAAGATTTCTAAATGATCACCTTGGGTGTTCTTTCCCTGTACTTATTGCTGTGTTCTTCCATTTGAATTACTACTCAGCATCACCTAAGAAGTCAGCTGAATATTGGCCAATTGTAAGAAGACAGTCTCATATTGAGATTATAGCAGCTCTCCTGAGACTTGCCCTACTCGTGGGCCCAGCCATTATAAGAACCTAAAGATGGAGACAGGACTCGACATTCAAATGGTGCATTTGAAGCACACGGTGAAGTATATTGTGTAAatgcaaatgaacaaaaatatggCGTTGTAAGAGCTCAACCACTTGTGCAATTAGGAAGGAAATCAGGATTAAGAGTGCAGCACCCAGCAGAGCACTCAATTctgcacagggaaaaaaaaaaaagtttaaagaaacttGGTATGGTGACTCAGGTCTTTGGAGAGTTTAAATCCAAAATATCTGAGATGCAACCAGTTTGTAGGTAACTAGAATCATATCCCACCACACCTCCTGCCCTCTGCAGGAGTATTTCCCCACTGATATTTAGTATTTCCCCACTGATATACTAAAATGCATATTATTCCCCTGACTTAGGCTTTGTTTTGTCCCATTGAATGAACGAAGTATGGTTCTAACCCAGTAGCTTCCAAAGTCATTTTTCTCACCATAAGATCCTTAAGCATTCAAGCTACATAAACGCCAGCAAGAAGAGTCTTCCATCAGATCATTTGGATCGCTTATAGGACCTTTCTGTAGAACTACAGATTGGAAAGGATTAGGAAAATACCAAATTTCTTGGAATTTCATCATTCTATGTGAGACAGCACTAAGTAAACATAAAACCTGATGGCTAGAAGCAGTGACTTCGTTTTATATTAATTCACCTATGTAGTAGATGAATGCATAAGAAAGGGATAAGAACACATGTTCAGGACGACcccaagaaaaaattcaaaataattgataTTTGTTATTGAAAACCTACTCCTTCTCTCATTGTTCTCCATTTCTACCCAAGAAGCCTGCTGCCCAAGATGCTCCCTATGGACCAGCTTTCCTTTGAAAGCATACAGCCCATGTCCATAATCttttcaaaactcttttctcTCCAACCACACCTGCCAGAATCTTCATCTACAGCCTTCAGATTCACAATTCATTCAGCCAAGAATCATTCAGCCAACATTCATTGTGAATCTAGGTTTTCCCAGGCTTTGCTAGGTGatgggatacaaagatgaataagccACTGTCTGATACTGAGGTACTCATATCCTGAAGGGAGAGACAGGCATGGAAATAAATAATCCTAACACAACATATCCCACGTGCTGAAAGGAATGCATTTCAAGGTACAGTGGTAGTACCGAGGAAGGCGGTGAAATCTCAAAAGGTGACAGTGCTTGAGCTAATTCTTGATATATGAGTGGCATCTAGGAGGAGGTGGAGCAGAGAAGTGTGGGAAGACcattataaatgaggaaactgcaggGTCAGACACAGATTCATAGGAGGCCAATGTTCAGAGTATCCAAAAAATGAGCATGGCTGGAGCAATGGTTTTCAGCCAGGGTAGGGTACAGGAGGAGAAGGTGGTATCAAACTCTCCTATATCAAGCTACATGACCCATCAAGAAGTACACGGCTGGAGTCCAGGATGCAGGTGAGGGACTCATGAGAGAGAAGTTGCAGAGAAATGCTGGAAAAGTAGATTTAAATGTGACAACTAGATAATCCAAAGATTTAATCACTCTCAAGTCCTTAGTAATATGCTTTCTTCcttgtgttttttcttattttctgctaACTTATACCTATCCACAGAAATATCTCACCCTTTAGGTTGGTATGATAAGTAATACGGACTTCACAATCGTCTCAATTTCTTATGGCAGTTCGTGAAATAGCATCCATTAATGTggtaaaaaaaaaggaacagagacgGCGGGTCCTGTCGGCCGGGCCGGTGGTGTGGAGACCCGCCGCGGCAGCGCCTCTGCTCCACGGAACCCGCCGGCTTCTTCTTCGCCACTGTGCCCAGCGCATGTTTGCCTCGCAGACTGAGGGGGAGCTCAAAGTGACCCAAATTCTCAAAGAAAAGTTTCCTCGAGCTACAGCTATCAAAGTCACTGACATTTCAGGAGGCTGTGGGGCACTGTACGAAATTCAAATCGAATCGGAAGAATTTAAGGAGAAGCGAACGGTCCAGCAGCACCAGATGGTAAATCAGGCACTAAAAGAAGTCGTCAAAGGTATGCACAGGTTGTGGATATTTACCTCTGTCCCCAAACACTGACCACGCCCTGGCTGACTAGATGTTGCTGCTAAAACCTTGGATGAATCTTATTGCCACCATTCTTTCCTAGGCATATGacaaaaattatctattttgttCATAGACATTTCCATATTGTAATTATAGAAGAATATGGTATCTATTTAGATGTTAATTAAAGGCAAcagacaggttaaaaaaaaaaaaaaaaaaggaacagaagagaaactAGGGGTCTAGAGAGTCCATAAACCATATGATTAATTTCAGGATAGCTCATTATCAACTTTATTGGGAAGCTTTTGTCATCAAGATTTATTCGCCTGAAGAATAgtcagacacagagaagttaaggaaacatcACTAAAACATGTCAAACTAGACTGGCTAAATTTAGCACCTGAGTATGGAGTTTAGGGAATGATCCTAGGgatatattaaatacatacaatatttCCTCCTGTACCTTCAAAGAAAAATCTTACTTCTTCATATAAAATTTCTAGTTTCTCTCAGGAGGGAAAAAACAATCTCAACTGACTACCCAAATCTTTTCAGTAAAGTCTTTCTGGTCTTACCTGTATCAAAACCAATAGGAAAGTGAATTTATATGAGAAATAAATCTACATAAGAAACATGAAGGGAGGAGAACTGATAGATGCCTGGTTTCCGATTATTTGGAGCAAT is a window from the Balaenoptera musculus isolate JJ_BM4_2016_0621 chromosome 12, mBalMus1.pri.v3, whole genome shotgun sequence genome containing:
- the LOC118905016 gene encoding bolA-like protein 3, producing the protein MAVREIASINVVKKKEQRRRVLSAGPVVWRPAAAAPLLHGTRRLLLRHCAQRMFASQTEGELKVTQILKEKFPRATAIKVTDISGGCGALYEIQIESEEFKEKRTVQQHQMVNQALKEVVKGMHRLWIFTSVPKH